The genomic interval AATGCTTAGGTATGCTGTTTACTGAAGCAAGCTGGCGAGCAACTCGTAAAGGATTTACGTTCGTTCTCATGACAGATCTATCGAAACTGAAAATTTTGTTAGTAGAAGATAGTCCTGTCAGCCAAAGACTTGTGAGTAGGCAGCTCAAAAACCTAGGCTGTGAACCGGACGTTGCGGCCAACGGTCAAGAAGCTCTGGCTCTACTGGCTCAAACTCACTACACGGTGATATTGCTCGACTGTCAGATGCCTGTCTTAGATGGCTATGCCACAGTAGAAGCAATTCGTAACCTTGAAGGACAGAATCGGCAAACTATTGTGATTGCCATGACCGCGAATGATTGTGAGGGCGAGCAAGAAAAATGCCTGAATGCGGGCATGAACGACTTTCTCAATAAACCTTTTAGCGAACCAGAACTGATTGATAAGTTAAAGCGTTGGAACCGGGCTTTGGGATCTGAGGCAGTCGCTGAGGAAGCCTGTGAAGCGATCGCTCCTTTAGAAACCGAGCCAACGGCAGAAACGACCGGGGTCGTGACACCCGAATTAGCGACCAGAGTTGGCTTAGACTTAGACCGATTCCAGCGTATTACTCGCGGCAACAGTGTATTTCAGCAACAAGTGCTACAGCTATTTCTGCAAGATACTCGCAAAAACATCACTCTGGTTAAGACAGCCCTACAGACCCAAGACCTGAAGACTCTAGAGCACAAAGCTCATCAAATTAAAGGGGCTAGCGCTAACGTCGGAATTAAAGTCGTCCAAACTCTGGCTGAGCGCATGGAGCAGCAGATTCAACAAGGAAGCTGGGAAGAGATCACAGTAGGCATCACTCAAATTGAGCAAGCCTTGAATGATATTGACAGCTTTATTGCCGCCTAGAGCAGCTTGATCTCAGCCACTGAGATCCGCCAATGAGATACAGCGATTGGTCTCAGCCAGCGCTAGTTGGCGCTACCCGAAGCTTGAGTGCCAACAAACTTTTGAATCAACTGGCGTAACTGGATCGCATCAAACGGCTTGGTTAAATATTCTGATGCTCCTGCGAGTCGCCCTTGGACTTTATCGAAGGCGCGATCGCGGGCTGTCAGCATAATAATGGGTAATGCTGCAAACTGAGGGAGTTTACGTACTGTCCGGCAGAACTCTAGGCCATCAATTCCGGGCATAGAGACATCTAAAAGCAGGAGCGATACCTTCTCACGACCTAGCACTGACAAAGCATCTACAGCGCTATCAGAAACCAAAACTCGATAATCTACTGCTAACACTCGCTTAATCAGTTCTTGCATGACAACGCTGTCATCCACTGCAAGAATCGTCGCTTTACCACCTAAGTTTGAAGACATATTCCTAATCTCTAGTCTGCTGATGCAGTCTAAGTGAACGTTATGGAGCGAGAGAACCCAATGAGGGGATGCTAACTGAAACTAGGAGCGATGGTTCGGCTGCATATATCTCGCCTCCAGCCAGTTGATTTAACCTCTAGGGTGCCCAATTTTCAACTCAGCCCAACAAGAAACCCCACAAGGAAAGGGTTGAAAACTCTGTCGTAGCAATACTTCACCTCAGTTAGCCATCTAAAAGTTTGAAAAAAAGTTAAGTTAAGAGCCGAAAAATGCTTGACAAGCTATGGGATTTTGCTGTTATTATTAGCAATGTGAAGCCGATGGGGCGTCGCCAAGTGGTAAGGCAGCGGGTTTTGGTCTCGCCATTCCTAGGTTCGAATCCTAGCGCCCCAGTTCTAGAAATATTAATTATATTCGGCATTTAGCCTTTAGGTGAAAAAGACAGGTAAAACTTGTCTTGGATTCAACCTGGAATCATGCTTATGTCTGCGAATGCACCTAAAGTCTTAGCACTCGACTTTGATGGGGTTCTTTGTGACGGTTTGCTGGAGTATTTTCAGACCGCATGGCGAACTCATTGCCACCTCTGGACTAGACCTGATGCTGTAGCCGATCAAGAGGCTGCCCAGGCACTGGCTGAACAGTTTTATCAACTCCGCCCAGTAGTTGAAACAGGTTGGGAAATGCCAGTTCTGATTCAGGCAATATTGCTAAAAATTCCA from Trichocoleus desertorum ATA4-8-CV12 carries:
- a CDS encoding response regulator, which produces MTDLSKLKILLVEDSPVSQRLVSRQLKNLGCEPDVAANGQEALALLAQTHYTVILLDCQMPVLDGYATVEAIRNLEGQNRQTIVIAMTANDCEGEQEKCLNAGMNDFLNKPFSEPELIDKLKRWNRALGSEAVAEEACEAIAPLETEPTAETTGVVTPELATRVGLDLDRFQRITRGNSVFQQQVLQLFLQDTRKNITLVKTALQTQDLKTLEHKAHQIKGASANVGIKVVQTLAERMEQQIQQGSWEEITVGITQIEQALNDIDSFIAA
- a CDS encoding response regulator — its product is MSSNLGGKATILAVDDSVVMQELIKRVLAVDYRVLVSDSAVDALSVLGREKVSLLLLDVSMPGIDGLEFCRTVRKLPQFAALPIIMLTARDRAFDKVQGRLAGASEYLTKPFDAIQLRQLIQKFVGTQASGSAN